Proteins encoded in a region of the Thermococcus stetteri genome:
- a CDS encoding branched-chain amino acid ABC transporter permease, whose protein sequence is MGVIDGAITYANLLALLALGLTLTYITTAVPNFAHGSFAVIGSYLAYTLLVAWGINPYIAVVPAFIIGGLFGTAVYLLTIRPLIKKGASVDMLMMATLAIDIILYGSLGAYSDYLSGLFKRNASKFVFTNIDFTIGNVPGRLVMSTLLVLGTLLGLYILLYKTKFGIALRASMENPALAEAMGIDVEMTRLFSWFLAAAVAGMVGAVLPFLQETVPGTGGFIIVSVFAASIVGGLRNIAGGLIGGYIIGLSESLVTYGLSDVLGTGVLVYSKVVSLLIMVVVLLVLPEGITGTKLWRRLMG, encoded by the coding sequence ATGGGAGTGATTGACGGTGCGATTACTTACGCCAACCTGCTCGCCCTACTCGCCCTAGGGTTGACCTTAACGTACATTACAACGGCCGTTCCTAACTTTGCCCACGGCTCCTTCGCGGTCATTGGCTCATACTTGGCATACACCCTGCTCGTTGCGTGGGGGATTAACCCCTACATTGCGGTCGTTCCGGCCTTCATAATCGGGGGGCTCTTCGGAACGGCGGTTTACCTACTGACGATAAGACCCCTCATAAAAAAGGGCGCATCCGTTGACATGCTGATGATGGCCACGCTGGCGATAGACATAATCCTCTACGGCTCCCTTGGAGCGTACTCAGACTACCTCAGCGGCCTCTTCAAGAGGAACGCCAGCAAGTTCGTGTTTACCAACATAGACTTCACCATTGGGAACGTCCCTGGAAGGCTGGTGATGTCAACCCTCCTCGTCCTCGGAACGCTGTTGGGACTATACATCCTGCTCTACAAAACCAAGTTCGGGATAGCGCTGAGAGCTTCTATGGAGAACCCCGCACTGGCTGAGGCCATGGGAATAGACGTCGAGATGACCAGGTTGTTCTCGTGGTTTCTGGCAGCGGCGGTAGCGGGGATGGTTGGTGCAGTTCTTCCCTTCCTTCAGGAAACGGTTCCAGGAACAGGAGGATTCATCATCGTGTCAGTATTTGCCGCGAGCATCGTCGGGGGTCTTAGGAACATAGCCGGGGGCCTAATCGGAGGCTACATAATAGGGCTCTCTGAATCTTTGGTAACCTACGGCCTCTCAGACGTCCTTGGGACTGGGGTGCTGGTTTACAGCAAGGTCGTCTCGCTCCTGATAATGGTGGTGGTTCTCCTCGTTCTGCCCGAGGGGATAACCGGAACGAAGCTCTGGAGGAGGCTGATGGGATGA
- a CDS encoding ATP-binding cassette domain-containing protein: MALLQTRDLVKTFGGLRAVDGVSIDVDERTLTLIIGPNGSGKSTLINLITGFLKADSGSVIFSGKNITNKEPNEILPPRYCENLSDPSNPEEYERDRKPTHS; this comes from the coding sequence ATGGCTCTGCTGCAGACCAGAGACCTCGTGAAGACCTTTGGCGGACTGAGGGCCGTTGACGGGGTTAGTATAGACGTTGACGAGAGAACACTAACACTAATAATCGGTCCAAACGGTTCTGGCAAGTCTACCCTGATAAACCTTATAACGGGTTTCTTGAAGGCTGATTCAGGTAGTGTGATCTTTTCTGGTAAGAATATAACGAATAAAGAACCCAACGAAATTTTACCACCACGGTATTGTGAGAACCTTTCAGACCCCTCAAATCCTGAAGAGTATGAGCGTGATAGAAAACCTACTCATAGCTAA
- a CDS encoding branched-chain amino acid ABC transporter ATP-binding protein codes for MLETEKVNAGYGKLQILFDVSVKAEKGKVTTIVGPNGSGKSTFLKTVFGLTNVYSGSIRFKGKDITKLPSFRRTRMGMAYLPQTNNVFTNLTVMENLKMAGYILSENEFRKRLELALSVFPDLKKILNKKAGNLSGGQRQFLAMATALVRNSELLLLDEPTAQLAPKLADVIFSKILEMRDDHGITVLLVEQNAIKALEISDKAYMLVSGRVFYEGSPEPLLTDEKYRKHFLGVVEELEVVEDGSD; via the coding sequence ATGCTCGAAACTGAGAAGGTTAATGCGGGCTATGGAAAGCTCCAGATCCTCTTTGATGTGAGCGTTAAGGCCGAGAAGGGAAAGGTAACCACGATAGTTGGCCCCAACGGCTCCGGTAAGTCCACCTTCTTGAAAACGGTGTTTGGACTGACCAACGTCTATTCCGGCTCGATAAGGTTCAAAGGGAAGGACATCACCAAGCTTCCTTCATTCAGGAGGACCAGAATGGGAATGGCGTACCTGCCACAGACCAACAACGTCTTCACGAACCTGACGGTGATGGAGAACCTGAAGATGGCCGGCTACATCCTCAGCGAGAACGAGTTTAGGAAGAGGCTTGAGCTGGCTTTGTCTGTCTTCCCGGACCTTAAAAAGATACTCAACAAAAAGGCTGGCAATTTAAGCGGCGGCCAGAGGCAGTTTTTGGCGATGGCGACGGCTTTGGTCAGAAATAGCGAACTTCTCCTCCTCGACGAGCCGACGGCACAGCTGGCCCCAAAGCTGGCCGATGTAATATTCTCAAAGATACTAGAGATGAGGGACGACCACGGGATAACGGTCCTCCTCGTCGAACAGAACGCCATAAAAGCCCTCGAGATAAGCGATAAGGCTTACATGCTCGTAAGCGGGAGAGTGTTCTATGAGGGCAGTCCAGAGCCGCTCCTGACCGATGAGAAATACAGGAAGCACTTCCTCGGTGTCGTTGAGGAGCTGGAGGTGGTTGAGGATGGGAGTGATTGA
- a CDS encoding ATP-binding cassette domain-containing protein: MSVIENLLIANVHPGEKPLSALKKNSWLKTEEELVERAFSLLKFLKLDHLWDRPAGTLSGGQIKLLEIGRALMTRPRMIVMDEPVAGVAPSLAHDILQKLVELKKEGITVLLIEHRLDIVLGYVDHLYVMFNGKILTEGRGKEGIERVVNDPRVAEIYMGG; encoded by the coding sequence ATGAGCGTGATAGAAAACCTACTCATAGCTAACGTTCACCCGGGAGAAAAACCTCTCTCCGCCTTGAAGAAGAATTCATGGCTAAAAACTGAAGAGGAACTCGTTGAAAGGGCCTTCTCGCTTCTTAAGTTCCTTAAACTTGACCACCTGTGGGATAGACCGGCCGGAACGCTCAGCGGCGGCCAGATAAAGCTCCTCGAGATAGGAAGGGCGTTGATGACGAGGCCGAGGATGATAGTCATGGACGAGCCAGTTGCCGGAGTAGCCCCTTCGCTGGCGCACGACATACTACAAAAGCTTGTCGAGCTGAAAAAAGAAGGGATAACCGTCCTCCTCATAGAACACAGACTCGACATAGTCCTCGGTTACGTTGACCACCTTTACGTCATGTTCAACGGCAAAATACTGACTGAGGGAAGGGGGAAGGAGGGCATAGAGAGAGTAGTGAACGATCCGAGGGTGGCTGAGATCTACATGGGGGGATAA
- a CDS encoding P-loop NTPase family protein — MRREVILLTGPPLNGRDEYIGEALERANGESYAYYHVFDYIREVGKERGVRITRKNVLDFAISHPDMMNEIRDEAFERIRKEIEESDKRVHLVSTPSLFRWGSGSVIGFTLSNLKLLRPDRVIIVLDDVLSVRRRIINDPEWFERFGENPENIKLITLVMWREDAINHVKTLVHELKKEGINVRYVLQFGIRHPHEVFLDLIFREKEKPLVYLSYPMTGHEEEYYHRVREFYEKLSEHFTVLDPGALDDWWVVAEYDNQVNQNPNIKRIKIKHLLDGDVVEELEREDIEQATDILRRQLVERDFNLVDVSKAIAVYHYAEGVSAGVISEMAEAYRTLAAIYLYYPFKRRPSPFMEFYGMQNPSRRTMFKDEDEMIRAMVEEKEYWTKA; from the coding sequence ATGAGAAGGGAAGTAATACTCCTCACCGGACCACCGCTCAACGGCAGGGATGAGTACATAGGCGAAGCCCTCGAAAGGGCAAACGGAGAGAGCTACGCTTACTACCACGTCTTTGACTACATACGTGAGGTAGGGAAGGAGCGGGGAGTTAGAATCACCAGGAAGAACGTCCTCGACTTTGCGATAAGCCACCCAGACATGATGAACGAGATAAGGGACGAGGCCTTTGAGAGGATAAGGAAGGAGATCGAGGAGAGCGATAAGAGAGTTCACCTCGTATCAACTCCAAGTCTCTTCCGCTGGGGAAGTGGGAGCGTTATCGGATTCACGCTGAGCAATCTGAAGCTGTTAAGGCCAGACAGAGTCATCATAGTCCTAGACGATGTTCTTTCTGTTAGGAGGAGGATAATAAACGACCCAGAGTGGTTCGAGCGCTTTGGTGAAAACCCAGAGAACATCAAGCTTATCACGTTGGTCATGTGGCGTGAGGACGCGATAAACCACGTCAAAACCCTCGTCCACGAGCTGAAAAAGGAGGGAATAAACGTCCGTTATGTTCTCCAGTTCGGCATAAGGCACCCGCACGAGGTGTTCCTCGACCTGATATTCAGGGAGAAAGAAAAGCCGCTGGTGTACCTCAGCTATCCGATGACTGGCCATGAGGAGGAGTACTACCACCGCGTCAGGGAGTTCTACGAGAAGCTCAGCGAGCACTTCACAGTTCTTGACCCTGGAGCATTGGACGACTGGTGGGTAGTTGCCGAATACGACAACCAGGTCAACCAGAACCCAAACATCAAGAGGATTAAAATCAAACACCTTCTCGATGGTGACGTTGTTGAGGAGCTCGAGAGGGAGGACATAGAGCAGGCGACCGATATCTTGAGGAGACAGCTTGTCGAGAGGGATTTCAATCTCGTTGATGTGAGCAAGGCGATAGCGGTTTATCACTACGCCGAGGGCGTTTCGGCTGGCGTTATCAGTGAGATGGCCGAGGCATACAGGACTTTAGCTGCGATATACCTCTACTATCCGTTCAAGAGACGGCCAAGCCCGTTCATGGAGTTCTACGGTATGCAAAACCCATCGAGAAGGACGATGTTCAAGGACGAGGACGAGATGATAAGGGCGATGGTGGAAGAGAAGGAATACTGGACAAAAGCGTAG
- a CDS encoding ABC transporter substrate-binding protein, producing the protein MGFLVAAAGCIGGSSSGGSTSSTQPEGSSASGSQSVQVIKLGALLDLSGPLASDGKKIQNALKLAQEDINAYFKQKGENFKVEILFEDTRTDPKVALEKLQTLDAQGVKVIIGPTSSGELKNMKSYVNAHKLIVISEASTAPPKFIGFAKPEDKKYVFRFVPTDFFQSKAIAAELESKGIKGLVILYRGDAWGKGLHDATVEKIKGSIEIAKDISYPSNPEPTDWSPYISKAEDGVKSLLSKYSPEQVAVWVVGFDEIATLLSQVPDDSPLLKVQWFGSDGDVLSDKIVEEAGNKASKVVLYSTQFYAQSEAGKKFIQRYKEKFGIEPSEYALIAYDAAWVAALAEAEVLKEKGSFDADLVAQKIKEILPKYSSGELGVSSVTGNIELDEWNDRASGDYAIWGIVDGKWKLLGMWKSSTGKVEWSS; encoded by the coding sequence GTGGGGTTCCTGGTAGCTGCGGCGGGCTGTATAGGGGGTTCCAGCTCCGGTGGTTCAACCTCCAGTACCCAGCCAGAAGGTTCGTCGGCATCAGGGAGCCAGTCAGTTCAGGTAATCAAGCTCGGTGCCCTTCTTGACCTGTCTGGACCCTTGGCATCGGACGGCAAGAAGATTCAGAACGCATTAAAGCTCGCCCAAGAGGACATAAATGCCTACTTCAAGCAGAAGGGAGAAAACTTCAAGGTCGAGATACTCTTCGAGGACACGAGGACCGACCCCAAGGTGGCCCTTGAGAAGCTCCAAACGCTGGATGCCCAGGGGGTTAAGGTTATAATCGGGCCGACGTCGAGCGGCGAGCTTAAAAACATGAAGAGCTACGTTAACGCCCACAAGCTCATCGTAATCTCAGAGGCCTCAACGGCTCCTCCAAAGTTCATAGGCTTTGCCAAGCCGGAGGACAAGAAGTACGTCTTCCGCTTCGTTCCGACCGACTTCTTCCAGAGCAAGGCAATAGCGGCAGAACTTGAGAGCAAGGGAATCAAGGGGCTGGTAATACTCTATCGTGGCGACGCTTGGGGGAAGGGACTGCACGATGCCACCGTTGAAAAGATTAAGGGGAGTATCGAAATAGCGAAGGACATAAGCTATCCGAGCAACCCCGAGCCAACCGACTGGTCACCCTACATCAGCAAGGCTGAAGACGGTGTAAAGAGCCTTCTCTCAAAGTACTCGCCCGAGCAGGTTGCGGTCTGGGTTGTCGGCTTTGACGAGATAGCGACCCTGCTCTCGCAGGTTCCCGACGACTCACCTCTGCTGAAGGTTCAGTGGTTCGGTTCGGACGGCGATGTTCTCAGCGACAAGATAGTGGAAGAAGCCGGAAACAAGGCCTCAAAGGTCGTCCTCTACTCGACCCAGTTCTACGCCCAGAGCGAGGCAGGCAAGAAGTTCATCCAAAGGTACAAGGAGAAGTTCGGAATTGAACCGAGCGAATACGCACTTATAGCCTACGACGCGGCATGGGTTGCCGCTTTGGCCGAGGCAGAAGTCCTCAAGGAGAAGGGAAGCTTCGACGCTGACTTGGTTGCCCAGAAGATAAAGGAGATACTGCCCAAGTACAGCTCCGGCGAGCTGGGTGTTTCTTCAGTTACGGGAAACATTGAGCTCGACGAGTGGAACGACAGGGCCAGCGGTGACTACGCCATCTGGGGTATTGTAGATGGAAAGTGGAAGCTCCTCGGCATGTGGAAGTCCTCGACCGGAAAGGTCGAGTGGTCTTCCTGA
- the psmB gene encoding archaeal proteasome endopeptidase complex subunit beta, translating into MTENLKGTTTVGIVCKDGVVLAADRRASLGNMVLSEGVTKVFQIDDHLAIAGAGTVGDILSLVRLLRAEAKLYRAKVGRGMSVKALATLTSNILHSGRGFAYMAWFLVGGYDSAPRLYSIDAAGGVTEDRFTAAGSGMEFAFSVLEENYRDDLALEDGIKLALKAIKAATKRDVFTGGGVTLVTITEEGYREWSEEELKSLLE; encoded by the coding sequence TTGACTGAGAACCTAAAGGGTACCACCACCGTCGGTATTGTATGTAAGGACGGCGTAGTGCTAGCGGCCGACAGGAGGGCATCGCTCGGCAACATGGTGCTCTCTGAGGGAGTAACAAAGGTGTTTCAGATAGACGACCATCTTGCAATAGCAGGAGCTGGAACGGTCGGAGATATCCTCAGCCTAGTCAGACTGCTCAGGGCTGAAGCCAAGCTCTACCGTGCCAAAGTCGGCAGGGGGATGAGCGTTAAGGCACTTGCGACACTTACATCGAACATACTCCACAGTGGCAGGGGCTTCGCCTACATGGCGTGGTTCCTCGTCGGTGGTTACGATTCCGCCCCGAGGCTGTACTCGATAGATGCCGCAGGCGGCGTGACCGAAGACCGCTTTACCGCCGCTGGTTCTGGTATGGAGTTTGCGTTCTCCGTCCTGGAGGAGAACTATCGGGATGATCTTGCCCTGGAAGATGGTATCAAGCTCGCACTCAAGGCCATCAAGGCCGCCACGAAAAGGGATGTTTTCACGGGTGGCGGCGTTACCCTCGTAACGATAACGGAGGAGGGCTACCGTGAGTGGAGCGAGGAGGAGTTGAAGTCTCTTCTTGAGTGA